Part of the Catalinimonas alkaloidigena genome is shown below.
CAGTGCATAAGGAGAATCAAGAACAGTAGTTTTGATGTGAACAAGTTTAAGTGTGGTAGTTTTTGTTTCATAGAATATATTAGTTTTAAAAGAAAAAAATATTTGTAATTATGTTATGACCGGTAGTTTGCAAAATAGTCTTTTTGCGTCCTATAAAAGTGGCCGAAGGCTTAGCCTTAGTTTTTAAATTTGGAGTTATGATTACTCCTAATGAAGTTGTCTACTGATACAAAAAAATAAAAAAATGTTTTATACTGAAACAGTTATACACTTTTTCAATCCCATATGATTGGAAACGTAACAGAAATGATTGCTTTTGGGTAATACATTTATACTAGTTCTTCCTGAAAAAGGATTCCCCTGTGTACCGGTAATAATGCATGCTTTAGAATTCACAACTAAGGAAAAAAACTTTGACCTTCTTTTTCCAGGAAAGTCACTAAGCCTCGTCCAAGCGTCATTTCCAGGAGCGTACTCCCAAAAATCTTTATACCATTTATTATATTCATTACCTCCATCCAGCCTTACATTTCTTTTCCATTGATAGAAAACGGAATTCAAAAATCCCAGCCCCTCCAGGAAAATTATTCATTCTTGTCCGGTTGTTGGATAGTTAACGATTAATTGATAATCCAATGTACATTTCTGATCCAGTATTGAAAGCGTAAATTCGGATGAACCTTTTGCACTTTCCACTTCACCAGGGTTTAATGCTGAGAGAATTCAAAATCTATTTTGCTTTTAGTGACACTGAGCACTCTCACCGCTTTCTCAACCACTATTACTTTGTTTTTACCAACTAAAGTTTTCACCGGACCACTCTATATTTCGGCTATAAAATGTTTAAAAAAAAGAAAGTGACATTGCATGTATGGAGATTAAACAATTACCCTCACGTAAGTATCGGTTTCGCCTGCCAGCGATAGTGAAATTACATTACAAACCTTTTCAGTCTGCATTCTACCAAAGGAAATGAACATGCTTATTTATTGCTTTCTAACACTAAAGATAGGTATTCAGTTTTTAGTCAATTCATCTAAAATCCCCTAACATGTTGACACAGATGCAAAATATTTATGGTATTTAATACTAACCGATTTTGCTACGTATAACAACTCCCTTTTGATCATCAAGAATGTTCTTATTTGACTCAAGTAAACTACTTCGGAGAAATTGACTGATTCTAGATTTAATGTGCTTAATTCAGAACTGTTTGAGGTAGGTTAATTTGGAAATCAGAGACTGATTTCTGATGCTGGTATCCAGGAATGAGTTTTCGTTGAATACAACATAGAGAAAGCTTAGAGGAGCAAATTCCCAACTGCCCCTGATGTTCCAGCGTCCCTGCTCCGTGGCTGTATTATACTGGTAAAAGGCTGATGCCCGAATACGAGGATTGTAAGCCAGCCTCAACTCACTGGTGAGCAAATGAAGGTCCGTAGTGGTCTGCTGCTCTCCCAGCTTTTGTATGCCCTTGTAGCTATACTCTGCCGCAAAAGCGATGTGAGGAATGGGTGCTATTCGAATACCCATCTCCACTTCCTGCAATTGTCCATCATAGTAGTCACCCCACTGATAGCTGATGCTGCCGGATATTTTCTTAGAAGCGTCTGAACGATAGCTGAGCTGATAGCGGGTATAGTAATACTCATCCGGTGTCACCGCTATACCCAGCGGCCGAAAAAAGAAATGATCCCAGGTGGGTAAAATACTCCCGGTAAATTTCCCTCCATCCTGGAAGATGAACCAGATCGGAAAGATATCTATCTGAGCGGATTGAAAGGTACCATCAGAAGCGCTTTGATACATATCCAGAAAAAAGCCCGGATCCCACCGGCGAATCCAGCGCCACTTCTCACCCTTGGGTCGGATGATGTAGTAGCCTCCTGGATTATGCTGTATCACATCATTTTGAAAGATAAATCCCATGCCGGGCAGGTACTTTTCACTGACTACATTTGTGAGCCAGCCCAGGTACATATTATTGGGAAAGTAGCCAGCAAACAGGCTAGCCGCAAAGCCGATATTGTCCGGGGAGTTGTCGCGAGAAGCGGAAGCCAGGTACTGAATCGTGATTTCATCCTTGGGACGCATAAGGCCATCAATCGTAAGCGTGGTATTGTTTTGCTGGGCAAACCCAATATTAGGTTTGGCTGCATCCAGCCGATGCGTGAGCATTAGGCCGATGTTGTTCTGACGCCCATAGTTCTTTGCATAGCGCAGAACTCCAAAGTTGGCTGCTCCCTGATTTTCTGTACTCCGCTGATGTACATACAAACCGGCTAGCGTTCGTTCTTCGGTCCGGTCCGTAAAGCGTGCTCCTGCGTCTATAGGTACAGGGTCGGCATTGAACTGGGCGTTGGCCAGCCCTATCGTACGGCTGAAAAAAGGCTTGATGGCACTCACATTCGCCCCGGCATAGACGCCTGAGTTTTCCAGAAAAAACTGACGCTTTTCTGGGAAAAAGACATTAAAGCGCGTAAGGTTATTCACTGCACGATCCACATCAGCCTGGGCAAAATCCGTGTTGAAGGTCAGGTCCAGCACTGCATGTGGGTTTACTGCCCATTTGATCTCACCCCCCGCTTTAAAGTTCTGATTAGTAGTCATCTGTCCTTTCTCATCTGTCAGCCGCTCATACTGATACAAAGCATAAGGTTGCGTCCTCAGATTGACCGATGGCTCCGGAAGTTCTAAGCCCTTCAGCTGGGCTGCATAGGTCATGCGATAGGGAGAATACGCCTGTGGAATGGCTGGGAAAACAGTGGTTTCGTAATCACGGCGTGCCATCCGAGCCAGGGTAATTCCCCAGGAAACGGAATCTCCGGTAGCAAGGCGTTCATAACGCAAAGATTTAAAAGGGATGGCAAACTCGGCATAGTATCCACTGTCCACCACAATAGTGCGAACACGCCAGAGGGCATCCCAGTCATTGTCTTTAAAGTTATCGTCAAACACCTGTAAGTCCCGCTGCGTACCCAAAGGTGTGGTCTGAAAGGATACACAGTACCGTTTCAGGTTCTGTGGGTCAAGCTGTATGTACATTACATCATTCTCTCCATAAATAAAGTCCCGACGGAAGTCCTGCACCCGCACTCCTTTTCGACCCAGGCTGTCCCGGGCATAGATACCGAAGTAAAGATTTTTCTCGTCGTACAGTACTTTGACCCGGCTGGTATATTGGTAACTACCTCTCTGTCGGGGTTCCATACGGAAGAATTCCTCAGTAACAGGAGCTTTTTGCCAGGAAGGCTCATCCAGGCGACCGTCTACCTGAATGTCATCCGCGGCTTTGACCGCCCGAATTTCAGAGGCTTGCTCAGTAGGCAAAAAGTTTTGGGCATTCTGTGCATTTGCTTCAGCGCAATGCAAGAGAAAAAATACACAGCCTGAAAAAAATAGTTTTAACAAAATAGACCTGGAATAGTGCAGCATCAATTAGCATTTTTGGCTGTTGGAATTCGTCCTATCCTTAGCAGCGTCTCTCCCTGCTTGATAGGAGGCGTACCGATGATGTAGAGAATGATTCCCGGAGCGCTGGCAAAAACACCTACCGGATTCTCTCCGAAGAAATCAGTGATATAGCCTACCTTCATCCCTTCTGACACATATTCTCCTGAGGTTTTCAGAGGGTAAAAAATACCATCCTGAGGACTGATTACACTAGGCCGTTCCCTGATGAAAAGCGGTGAGTTAAGCGATACGACTTTACCCTCCATCATCTTTAGATGGCGGAGCAGGTTCGTCACTCCACCCACGATAGCTTGTACATCCTGCGTTTGCACCGCACCAAGACGCCCACACTCAATATCGGCGGAGGGGATCTGCCGGAAGAAGGCTTCCTGAGAGCAGTACAGGCTGGGTTCGTCTATCCGTTCAGCAGCTACATCAAAGACAATTATATGTTCAAACCCTAAAGCAAGCGCCATGGCTTTTCCTGTCCGGGATGCCTCGGGAAAACGCTCAGCGCTGTAGTATCCCACATACGGACGCAGGTCTTCGGGCGCATCGCCGG
Proteins encoded:
- a CDS encoding carbohydrate binding family 9 domain-containing protein → MLHYSRSILLKLFFSGCVFFLLHCAEANAQNAQNFLPTEQASEIRAVKAADDIQVDGRLDEPSWQKAPVTEEFFRMEPRQRGSYQYTSRVKVLYDEKNLYFGIYARDSLGRKGVRVQDFRRDFIYGENDVMYIQLDPQNLKRYCVSFQTTPLGTQRDLQVFDDNFKDNDWDALWRVRTIVVDSGYYAEFAIPFKSLRYERLATGDSVSWGITLARMARRDYETTVFPAIPQAYSPYRMTYAAQLKGLELPEPSVNLRTQPYALYQYERLTDEKGQMTTNQNFKAGGEIKWAVNPHAVLDLTFNTDFAQADVDRAVNNLTRFNVFFPEKRQFFLENSGVYAGANVSAIKPFFSRTIGLANAQFNADPVPIDAGARFTDRTEERTLAGLYVHQRSTENQGAANFGVLRYAKNYGRQNNIGLMLTHRLDAAKPNIGFAQQNNTTLTIDGLMRPKDEITIQYLASASRDNSPDNIGFAASLFAGYFPNNMYLGWLTNVVSEKYLPGMGFIFQNDVIQHNPGGYYIIRPKGEKWRWIRRWDPGFFLDMYQSASDGTFQSAQIDIFPIWFIFQDGGKFTGSILPTWDHFFFRPLGIAVTPDEYYYTRYQLSYRSDASKKISGSISYQWGDYYDGQLQEVEMGIRIAPIPHIAFAAEYSYKGIQKLGEQQTTTDLHLLTSELRLAYNPRIRASAFYQYNTATEQGRWNIRGSWEFAPLSFLYVVFNENSFLDTSIRNQSLISKLTYLKQF
- a CDS encoding succinylglutamate desuccinylase/aspartoacylase family protein — translated: MSIKYYVLVIFGSVLPYILAAQSHFSFQEQTVAPGTHQKFKISLSDGKDSTFIPVSVFHGSRPGPVLGITAGVHGYEYAPILAAQRIAQQIDPTTLSGTVILVHLANLPSFLGRSPYVNPLDEKNLNRVFPGRADGSLTEQMAYQLTREVIARSDYFLDMHSGDAPEDLRPYVGYYSAERFPEASRTGKAMALALGFEHIIVFDVAAERIDEPSLYCSQEAFFRQIPSADIECGRLGAVQTQDVQAIVGGVTNLLRHLKMMEGKVVSLNSPLFIRERPSVISPQDGIFYPLKTSGEYVSEGMKVGYITDFFGENPVGVFASAPGIILYIIGTPPIKQGETLLRIGRIPTAKNAN